A single window of Methylocella tundrae DNA harbors:
- a CDS encoding ABC transporter substrate-binding protein translates to MAIFRGSRKAWFALEAALLAAFFAAPATAREIVDMTGRRVVLPERVERVYATAPPVALVVYAVDPKTLLGWNFPPYLPRPGDRARFIAPDARDLPVLGNMMGHGQQTGLEALLALKPDVVVAWANTFLEGAPLEKRFAEAGVPLVLMKIDTLADYPKAFALMGEILSAPTRAGALAGYVSAALARLDAHVAALKPPRVKVYYAESPDGLATDCDLSIHAEAIRRAGGDNVYHCKQAELVGLEHVSLEEIISWAPDVIVTAEEAFAGRAAADPRWRAVKAAGDGGIVRIPRLPFNWIDRPPGYMQALGAQFLAHRFYPDAFPLDVRDETKKFYRLFFNVDLDDADLDRLLN, encoded by the coding sequence ATGGCCATCTTCAGAGGCTCCCGCAAAGCCTGGTTCGCGCTCGAAGCGGCGCTTCTGGCGGCGTTTTTTGCAGCGCCGGCTACGGCGCGCGAAATCGTCGACATGACCGGCCGGCGCGTCGTCCTGCCGGAACGGGTCGAGCGCGTCTATGCAACCGCCCCGCCGGTTGCGCTCGTCGTCTATGCGGTCGATCCCAAGACGCTGCTCGGCTGGAATTTTCCGCCCTATCTGCCGCGCCCGGGCGATAGAGCGCGATTCATAGCGCCGGACGCGCGCGACCTTCCAGTGCTCGGCAATATGATGGGACATGGCCAGCAGACCGGCCTTGAGGCGCTGCTCGCGCTAAAGCCCGACGTCGTCGTCGCCTGGGCCAACACGTTCCTTGAAGGCGCGCCGCTCGAAAAGCGCTTCGCCGAGGCGGGCGTGCCGCTCGTCCTCATGAAGATCGATACACTCGCCGACTATCCGAAGGCCTTCGCCCTGATGGGCGAGATCCTGAGCGCGCCGACGCGCGCCGGCGCGCTCGCGGGTTATGTGAGCGCGGCGCTCGCCCGGCTCGACGCCCATGTCGCAGCGCTGAAGCCGCCGCGGGTCAAGGTCTATTACGCCGAATCGCCGGACGGTCTTGCGACCGATTGCGACTTGTCGATCCATGCCGAGGCGATCAGGCGTGCCGGTGGCGACAATGTCTACCACTGCAAACAGGCCGAACTGGTCGGGCTTGAACATGTCAGCCTGGAGGAGATCATCTCCTGGGCGCCGGACGTCATCGTCACGGCGGAAGAGGCGTTCGCCGGACGCGCGGCGGCCGACCCGCGCTGGCGCGCCGTGAAAGCGGCGGGTGATGGCGGGATCGTGCGCATTCCCCGCCTGCCGTTCAACTGGATCGACCGGCCTCCGGGCTATATGCAGGCGCTCGGCGCGCAATTTCTGGCGCACCGCTTTTACCCCGACGCCTTCCCGCTCGACGTCCGTGATGAAACGAAGAAATTCTACAGGCTTTTTTTCAATGTCGATCTTGACGACGCCGATCTCGACCGGTTGTTGAATTAG
- a CDS encoding iron ABC transporter permease: protein MSDISAGIRLAKAWSLASGSLFAATLIGAVALAASGALAIGRAPVGLMDVGRLVLASAGLIHLPAADYDFLYNVIVQIRLPRILAACLIGAALAASGGAYQAAFRNPLVSPDILGVLSGAAFGAVAGLLLGGDWLTLQIAGFAGGLAAAALGVGIANLAGPASTIMLVLGGLISGALFTALLTIVKFVADPYNQLPVIIYWLMGSLASADLAQLALVAPPMALGLAVLTACGRGLDALSMGDDEARTLGVPVGLLRYGVIAAATLICALAVSTAGMIGWIGLLVPHLARLVVGPANGRLMPASAALGAIFLLAADAVSRSVGRIEIPIGILTELLGIPAFLLLLSRARKSWL from the coding sequence GTGTCAGACATTTCCGCAGGCATAAGGCTCGCAAAAGCGTGGTCGCTCGCGTCGGGGAGCCTGTTTGCCGCCACTCTCATCGGCGCAGTCGCGCTGGCGGCCTCGGGCGCCCTCGCCATCGGCCGCGCCCCTGTCGGCCTGATGGACGTCGGCCGCCTTGTTCTCGCCTCCGCGGGCCTCATTCACCTGCCTGCGGCTGACTATGATTTTCTCTACAATGTGATCGTTCAGATCCGGCTGCCGCGCATCCTGGCCGCCTGTCTGATCGGCGCGGCCCTCGCCGCATCCGGGGGCGCCTATCAGGCGGCGTTTCGCAACCCTCTCGTCTCCCCCGACATTCTGGGCGTTTTGAGCGGGGCGGCGTTCGGGGCGGTGGCGGGTCTGTTGCTTGGCGGCGACTGGCTGACCCTCCAGATCGCCGGATTCGCCGGCGGCCTCGCGGCGGCCGCGCTCGGCGTCGGCATCGCCAATCTGGCCGGCCCGGCGTCAACGATCATGTTGGTTCTCGGCGGATTGATCAGCGGCGCCCTGTTCACGGCGCTGCTGACGATCGTCAAATTTGTGGCCGACCCGTATAATCAGCTGCCGGTAATCATCTACTGGCTGATGGGGAGCCTCGCCTCGGCCGATCTGGCGCAGCTCGCCCTCGTCGCGCCGCCGATGGCGCTTGGCCTCGCCGTGCTGACCGCCTGCGGGCGAGGTCTCGACGCGCTCTCAATGGGGGATGACGAAGCCAGGACGCTGGGCGTTCCAGTCGGTCTGTTGCGCTACGGCGTCATCGCCGCGGCGACGCTCATCTGCGCGCTCGCCGTCTCGACCGCTGGAATGATCGGCTGGATCGGCCTGCTCGTCCCCCATCTGGCGCGTCTCGTCGTCGGCCCGGCGAATGGTCGCCTGATGCCGGCGAGCGCTGCTTTGGGCGCGATCTTCCTGCTCGCCGCCGACGCTGTTTCGCGCTCGGTCGGACGCATCGAGATTCCGATCGGCATCCTGACCGAGCTTCTTGGCATTCCGGCCTTCCTGCTCTTGCTTTCGCGCGCCCGCAAGAGCTGGCTTTGA
- a CDS encoding ABC transporter ATP-binding protein gives MSVEAMTPPFLQLRGVAFSYRGHAILKGLSLDVGRSEIVALLGGNGAGKSTLLRLALGLLSPASGEIFLDGRAISGLTRREIARRLAYVPQAHVAPFPYEARDVVMLGRLAENGLFRAPGASDHACVAAAFERLGVGHLARRRYTELSGGERQMVLIARALAQGAPMLVLDEPAAALDFGRQIELLRQLQQLAADGYGVLMTTHHPDHALASATRVVLLKDGVVLRQGRPAETLTPKSIFDLYGVRVAASALPGLFVAAGGLQRPT, from the coding sequence TTGAGCGTCGAGGCAATGACGCCGCCGTTTCTGCAATTGCGCGGCGTCGCCTTTTCCTATCGCGGGCACGCTATCCTCAAGGGCCTCAGCCTGGACGTCGGCCGCTCGGAGATCGTCGCATTGCTCGGCGGCAACGGCGCCGGCAAGAGCACTTTGCTGCGGCTGGCGCTCGGCCTGCTCTCGCCCGCTAGCGGCGAGATTTTTCTCGACGGCCGCGCGATCTCTGGACTGACGCGGCGGGAGATCGCGCGCCGTCTCGCCTATGTGCCACAGGCTCACGTTGCGCCATTTCCCTATGAGGCGCGCGACGTCGTGATGCTCGGACGCCTCGCCGAAAACGGCCTGTTCCGGGCGCCGGGCGCGTCTGATCACGCCTGCGTCGCCGCGGCGTTTGAGAGACTCGGCGTCGGCCATCTGGCGCGGCGGCGCTACACCGAGCTTTCAGGCGGCGAGCGGCAGATGGTGCTGATCGCCCGCGCGCTTGCGCAGGGCGCGCCCATGCTCGTGCTCGACGAGCCGGCCGCAGCGCTCGACTTTGGCCGTCAGATCGAGCTGCTACGGCAGCTGCAGCAGCTCGCCGCCGATGGCTATGGCGTGTTAATGACGACGCATCACCCAGACCACGCGCTCGCCTCCGCGACGCGCGTCGTCCTGTTGAAGGACGGCGTCGTTCTGCGGCAGGGCCGGCCGGCGGAAACGCTGACGCCAAAATCGATCTTCGATCTCTACGGGGTGAGAGTCGCGGCGTCGGCGCTTCCCGGCCTGTTCGTCGCGGCCGGCGGCCTCCAGCGGCCGACATAG
- a CDS encoding amidase, giving the protein MTVADVQAAFSDGSLTSEALTQAYLDRIALYNPRYVALITMNPDALSDARAIDRRRAAGEKLGPLAGVPVVVKDTMDMAGLPSTGGWRLLSERAGGIDLIPATDSPVVARMRAAGAIILGKTNVPVLSATGSHASDSWAGVTLNAVDPGRLPGGSSAGTATAVAGSLAVLGLAEETGGSIQNPASAQDLVGIKPTFALVPNAGVMPLAGSTRDVVGPIARCVRDAALTLDILAGFTAEDPKTVAGIGQRPKGGYAAGLDANSLQGKRLGLYGPGWRDRPLSAEAAALYQRAIGELERRGATLVSDPFKGTGFADIGRPAKGTDHFDPTGMESIPYDMDRYLKRMGPDVAIPSFEAFVKAVASEDPFAPTGVLFYMKDQRQLAAGLADPLAPPDLSDFITAKEAYLSIFNDVMAREKLDGLVFPQMRDELPPLIGPETLHETSVCEINIAGLPGVTVPAGYYASGAPFGLIFIGPMWSEARLLSFAYDYESATMHRRTPTLSQ; this is encoded by the coding sequence ATGACCGTCGCCGATGTTCAGGCGGCTTTTTCGGACGGCAGCCTCACCTCGGAGGCTTTGACGCAGGCCTATCTCGACCGCATCGCGCTCTACAATCCGCGCTACGTCGCATTGATCACGATGAACCCTGACGCATTGAGCGATGCGCGCGCCATCGACAGGCGCCGCGCGGCGGGCGAAAAGCTCGGGCCTCTCGCCGGCGTCCCCGTTGTGGTCAAGGATACGATGGACATGGCCGGCCTCCCGAGCACTGGCGGCTGGCGGCTGCTGAGCGAGCGGGCCGGTGGGATCGACCTCATCCCAGCGACGGACTCGCCGGTTGTGGCCCGGATGCGGGCGGCGGGCGCCATCATTCTTGGCAAGACCAACGTTCCGGTGTTGAGCGCGACCGGAAGCCACGCCAGCGACAGTTGGGCTGGCGTAACTCTCAACGCGGTTGATCCAGGCCGCCTGCCGGGCGGCAGCAGCGCCGGGACGGCGACCGCGGTGGCTGGCAGTCTCGCCGTCCTGGGCCTCGCCGAGGAAACAGGCGGCTCGATCCAAAATCCAGCCTCGGCTCAGGATCTCGTGGGGATCAAACCCACCTTCGCCCTCGTTCCGAATGCGGGCGTCATGCCGCTCGCCGGCAGCACGCGCGACGTCGTGGGGCCAATCGCCCGTTGCGTGCGCGACGCCGCCCTGACGCTCGACATTTTGGCTGGGTTCACCGCCGAAGACCCGAAGACGGTTGCCGGAATCGGGCAAAGGCCGAAGGGCGGCTATGCCGCTGGTCTCGATGCGAATTCATTGCAAGGCAAGCGCCTTGGGCTTTACGGCCCCGGCTGGCGCGATCGCCCGCTCTCGGCGGAAGCTGCTGCGCTCTATCAGCGGGCGATCGGCGAACTCGAACGTCGCGGCGCGACGCTGGTCTCGGACCCCTTCAAGGGAACCGGCTTCGCCGACATCGGCCGCCCCGCCAAAGGCACCGATCATTTCGATCCGACCGGCATGGAATCCATACCCTACGATATGGACCGGTACCTCAAACGCATGGGACCAGATGTGGCGATCCCATCGTTCGAGGCCTTCGTCAAGGCCGTCGCGAGCGAAGATCCATTCGCGCCAACAGGCGTGCTGTTCTATATGAAGGATCAGCGGCAGCTCGCCGCGGGCCTTGCCGATCCTCTGGCGCCGCCGGACCTTTCCGATTTCATCACAGCCAAGGAAGCGTATCTCTCCATCTTCAATGACGTCATGGCCCGTGAAAAGCTTGATGGCCTCGTGTTTCCGCAAATGCGCGACGAACTGCCGCCTCTCATTGGCCCTGAGACGCTGCACGAAACCTCGGTCTGCGAGATCAACATCGCCGGTCTGCCCGGCGTTACCGTTCCCGCCGGCTATTACGCCTCCGGGGCGCCCTTTGGTCTGATCTTTATCGGACCGATGTGGAGCGAGGCGAGGCTGTTGTCCTTCGCCTACGACTATGAAAGCGCCACGATGCATCGCAGGACGCCAACTCTCAGCCAATAG
- the urtA gene encoding urea ABC transporter substrate-binding protein, whose amino-acid sequence MAALPMFGLIAPKAFGAAETSAVNTTGLAVTDDSVTIGILHSLTGTMAISETGAVEAEKLAVAEINAKGGVLGRQIKLIVEDGASDWPTFAEKGRKLLQNDKCAMVCGCFTSASRKAVLPVFEQYDGLLYYPTFYEGLEQSKNVIYTGQEATQQVLSSLNWLDKTKGAKSYYFIGSDYIWPRTVNKIARKHIENVLKKEIVGEDYFPLGNTQFNSVINKIKLKKPDVIYVTVVGGSNVALFKQLKAAGVDFSKQTLMTIAVTEDEIKGIGAENITGAYSCMKYFQSIDTPANKAFVAAYKKMWGPDAVIGDPQQAAYLMPYLWKLAVEKANSFDVDKVVAASPGLEFPDAPEGLVRIHPNHHLWSKARVARALPDGQFEIIYTTDLIEPNPFPKGYQ is encoded by the coding sequence ATGGCGGCTCTTCCAATGTTTGGCCTGATTGCGCCGAAAGCCTTTGGCGCCGCGGAAACCAGCGCCGTCAACACCACCGGTCTGGCGGTCACTGACGATAGCGTCACGATCGGCATTCTGCATTCCTTGACCGGGACGATGGCGATTTCGGAAACCGGCGCGGTCGAGGCTGAGAAGCTCGCCGTCGCCGAGATCAACGCCAAAGGCGGCGTTCTTGGACGCCAGATCAAGCTCATCGTGGAAGATGGAGCGAGCGACTGGCCGACCTTCGCCGAGAAGGGAAGGAAGCTGCTCCAAAACGACAAATGCGCGATGGTCTGCGGCTGCTTTACCTCGGCGTCGCGCAAGGCGGTGCTGCCGGTCTTCGAGCAATATGACGGCCTGCTCTATTATCCGACGTTTTATGAAGGGCTCGAGCAATCGAAGAACGTCATCTACACGGGGCAGGAGGCGACGCAGCAGGTTCTTTCCAGCTTGAACTGGCTGGACAAAACCAAGGGCGCGAAGAGCTATTATTTTATTGGCTCGGACTACATCTGGCCGCGCACCGTCAACAAGATCGCGCGTAAGCACATTGAGAACGTGCTGAAAAAGGAAATCGTCGGCGAGGATTATTTTCCACTCGGAAACACGCAGTTCAATTCGGTCATCAACAAAATCAAGCTGAAGAAGCCGGATGTGATCTATGTGACCGTGGTCGGCGGATCCAACGTCGCGCTGTTCAAGCAATTGAAGGCGGCCGGCGTCGACTTCAGCAAACAGACGCTGATGACGATCGCCGTGACGGAGGACGAAATCAAGGGCATCGGCGCCGAAAATATCACCGGCGCTTATTCGTGCATGAAATATTTCCAGTCGATCGATACGCCCGCCAACAAGGCATTCGTCGCGGCCTACAAGAAAATGTGGGGACCGGACGCCGTGATCGGCGATCCGCAGCAGGCCGCCTACCTGATGCCATATCTGTGGAAACTGGCCGTCGAAAAAGCCAACAGCTTCGACGTGGATAAGGTGGTGGCGGCCTCGCCAGGGCTCGAATTCCCGGACGCCCCCGAGGGGCTGGTCCGCATTCACCCGAACCATCATCTGTGGTCGAAGGCCCGCGTCGCCAGGGCGCTGCCGGATGGACAGTTCGAGATCATTTACACCACGGATTTGATCGAGCCGAACCCGTTCCCCAAGGGCTATCAATAG
- a CDS encoding formamidase, with the protein MSTSGLGGLNKSPHGIVIGLVQLQNPNVATTSELAAQTARIVEMVGKARRNNPAMDLVVFPEYSLHGLSMSIDDAIMCELEGPEVAAFKSACVEHRIWGCFSIMERNPRGNPYNSGLIIDDHGEIKLYYRKLHPWVPVEPWEPGDIGVPVCVGPKGAMLSLIICHDGMFPEMAREAAYKGAEVIIRTAGYTAPIRHAWKITNQSNAFQNLAQTASVCLCGSDGAFDSMGEGMFCDFDGTVMVEGSHRPDEIITCEMRPDLVREARVNWGVENNIYQLGHRGYVAVKGGAQDCPYTFMHDMVRGEYRLPWEKEVRVTDGASCGFPAPEREYGA; encoded by the coding sequence ATGAGCACCAGCGGATTGGGCGGTCTGAACAAGTCGCCTCACGGCATCGTCATTGGTCTCGTTCAGTTGCAGAATCCGAATGTGGCGACGACGAGCGAACTCGCTGCGCAGACGGCGAGGATCGTCGAGATGGTCGGCAAGGCGCGGCGCAATAACCCGGCGATGGATCTCGTCGTGTTCCCCGAATATTCGCTGCACGGCCTCTCAATGAGCATTGACGACGCCATCATGTGTGAGCTCGAAGGCCCCGAGGTCGCCGCTTTCAAATCGGCATGCGTCGAGCACCGGATCTGGGGCTGCTTCTCGATCATGGAGCGCAATCCGCGCGGCAATCCGTACAACAGCGGCCTCATCATCGACGACCATGGCGAGATCAAGCTCTACTATCGCAAACTTCACCCCTGGGTGCCGGTCGAGCCCTGGGAGCCTGGCGACATCGGCGTGCCGGTCTGCGTCGGTCCCAAGGGCGCCATGCTGTCGCTGATCATTTGTCACGACGGCATGTTTCCGGAAATGGCTCGCGAAGCGGCATACAAAGGCGCCGAAGTCATTATCCGTACGGCGGGCTACACCGCGCCGATCCGGCACGCGTGGAAAATCACCAATCAATCGAACGCGTTTCAAAATCTTGCGCAAACCGCGAGCGTCTGTCTGTGCGGCTCCGACGGCGCCTTCGACTCGATGGGCGAAGGCATGTTCTGCGACTTCGATGGCACAGTGATGGTCGAAGGCAGTCATCGCCCCGACGAGATCATCACCTGCGAAATGCGGCCAGACCTCGTTCGCGAGGCGCGCGTCAACTGGGGCGTCGAGAACAATATCTATCAATTGGGGCATCGCGGCTACGTCGCGGTGAAGGGCGGTGCGCAGGACTGCCCATACACATTCATGCATGATATGGTGCGCGGCGAATATCGCTTGCCATGGGAAAAAGAGGTGCGCGTGACCGACGGCGCCTCCTGCGGATTTCCCGCGCCTGAACGCGAATATGGGGCATAG
- a CDS encoding acetamidase/formamidase family protein: MSRRHEIPATPENMVWGYLDSATKPVLEIASGDVVTLHSFPAGGKECLPEDRSLVPPEYLDALDTLVQGPGPHFITGPVYVKGAEHGDVLQVDILDVKVRQDWGFVSILPLLGTLPDEFTDYETIHPVVDHARNLCVMPWGAEIPLEPFFGIIATAPPAAWGRCGSPVPRSFGGNMDNKELRPGTTLYLPVFNEGALFFAGDGHGVQGDGEVCITALETGVTGSFRLTVRKDMKLAWPFAESATHLMSIGLDEDLDDAAKQAVREMVSHICARTNLTRNQAYMLCSLAGNLRVTQLVDGNKGIHMMFPKAYL, encoded by the coding sequence ATGTCTCGACGCCACGAAATTCCCGCAACGCCCGAAAACATGGTGTGGGGCTATTTGGACAGCGCCACGAAGCCGGTGTTGGAAATCGCCTCGGGCGATGTGGTGACGCTTCATTCCTTCCCGGCCGGCGGCAAGGAATGCCTGCCGGAGGATCGGAGCCTTGTGCCGCCCGAGTACCTCGATGCGCTCGATACGCTTGTGCAGGGGCCGGGTCCCCATTTCATCACCGGGCCGGTCTACGTCAAGGGCGCCGAGCACGGAGACGTGCTTCAGGTCGACATTCTCGACGTCAAAGTGCGCCAGGACTGGGGCTTCGTATCGATCCTGCCTCTGCTCGGAACTTTGCCCGACGAATTCACTGATTATGAGACGATCCACCCGGTCGTCGATCATGCTCGCAACCTATGCGTCATGCCGTGGGGCGCGGAAATCCCGCTTGAGCCGTTCTTCGGCATCATCGCCACGGCGCCGCCGGCGGCCTGGGGCCGCTGCGGCTCGCCTGTGCCGCGCAGTTTTGGCGGCAACATGGACAACAAGGAGCTGCGGCCTGGGACCACACTCTATCTTCCTGTCTTCAACGAGGGCGCGTTGTTTTTTGCTGGCGACGGGCATGGCGTGCAGGGCGACGGCGAGGTTTGCATCACCGCGCTCGAGACCGGCGTCACCGGCAGTTTTCGCCTCACCGTCCGCAAGGACATGAAGCTCGCATGGCCTTTCGCGGAAAGCGCCACCCATCTGATGTCGATCGGCCTTGACGAGGATCTGGACGACGCCGCCAAACAGGCGGTGCGCGAGATGGTCAGCCATATTTGCGCCCGCACGAATCTGACCCGCAATCAAGCTTATATGCTTTGCTCGCTGGCGGGCAATCTGCGCGTGACGCAGCTTGTTGATGGCAACAAGGGCATCCACATGATGTTCCCGAAAGCCTATCTCTGA
- the urtE gene encoding urea ABC transporter ATP-binding subunit UrtE: MRFRVENLDQHYGSAQVLRRVGFEIEPGECLAVLGRNGAGKTTLLKCLTGVLPTTQGRILVDDADITHWSTHRRSACGIAYVPQGREIFSELTVGENVEAAARAHGTFGTGLMDETLALFPALRQMWRRPGGALSGGQQQQLAIARALMTRPSLLILDEPTEGIQPNIVTAIKDVLGALKGRISLLLVEQYLDFAISLADSIVVLSRGTVIEAGRAEAISREQLTRHIAV, translated from the coding sequence GTGCGATTTCGCGTTGAAAACCTCGATCAGCACTATGGCAGCGCACAGGTTCTGCGGCGCGTCGGGTTCGAGATCGAGCCGGGCGAGTGCCTTGCGGTGCTTGGCCGCAACGGGGCCGGCAAGACGACGCTGCTCAAATGTCTGACGGGCGTGCTGCCGACGACCCAGGGCCGAATTCTGGTCGACGACGCCGATATCACGCATTGGTCCACCCATCGGCGTTCGGCTTGCGGGATCGCCTATGTGCCGCAGGGACGCGAAATCTTTTCCGAACTGACCGTCGGGGAAAATGTCGAGGCGGCCGCCCGCGCGCATGGGACGTTCGGGACAGGTCTTATGGATGAAACCCTCGCCCTGTTCCCCGCGCTGAGGCAGATGTGGCGGCGGCCTGGCGGCGCGCTCTCCGGCGGACAACAGCAACAGCTTGCGATCGCCCGCGCGCTCATGACCAGGCCGTCGCTGCTGATCCTGGACGAGCCGACCGAGGGCATTCAGCCCAACATTGTGACGGCGATCAAGGATGTGCTCGGCGCCCTCAAAGGCAGGATCTCCCTGTTGCTCGTGGAGCAATACCTCGATTTTGCGATCAGCCTTGCTGACAGCATCGTGGTCCTGTCCCGCGGGACCGTGATCGAGGCCGGCCGCGCGGAGGCGATCAGCCGCGAACAACTCACGCGGCACATTGCCGTCTGA
- the urtD gene encoding urea ABC transporter ATP-binding protein UrtD has product MSGAALLIDAVTVEFGSFRAIDALSLAIDYGEVRAIIGPNGAGKTTLLDVISGITRPKQGAVLFDDSTDITRASESEIARAGVRRKFQKPSVFEGLSVRQHIAIGAEAGYRRTLSESLLNERITEILEAIGLANVAQRSASELAHGQKQWLEIGMVLASNPKVLMLDEPVAGLTDEETERTATLVRSLRRPDRAIVVVEHDMDFVERIADRVTVLHEGKTLFEGSMANVRADERVVEVYLGR; this is encoded by the coding sequence ATGTCCGGCGCCGCGCTTCTCATTGACGCCGTCACCGTGGAGTTCGGCAGCTTCCGCGCCATCGACGCGCTGTCGCTCGCCATCGATTACGGCGAGGTTCGCGCGATCATCGGACCGAACGGCGCCGGCAAGACGACCCTGCTCGACGTCATCTCCGGCATCACGCGGCCGAAGCAAGGCGCGGTGCTGTTCGACGATTCAACCGACATCACGCGCGCGAGCGAGTCGGAGATTGCGCGAGCCGGCGTCCGGCGAAAATTCCAGAAGCCAAGCGTCTTCGAGGGGCTTAGCGTTCGCCAGCATATCGCCATCGGCGCGGAGGCCGGCTATCGCCGCACGCTCTCCGAAAGCCTCCTCAACGAACGCATAACGGAGATTCTCGAAGCCATCGGCCTTGCAAATGTGGCCCAGCGTTCCGCGTCCGAGCTCGCGCATGGGCAAAAGCAATGGCTCGAAATCGGCATGGTGCTGGCCTCAAATCCGAAAGTGCTGATGCTCGACGAACCGGTGGCCGGCCTCACCGATGAGGAAACCGAGCGCACGGCCACTCTCGTGCGCAGCTTGCGGCGTCCGGACCGCGCCATCGTGGTGGTCGAGCACGACATGGATTTCGTCGAGCGCATCGCCGATCGCGTCACCGTTCTGCATGAGGGGAAAACTCTGTTCGAAGGCTCCATGGCTAATGTGCGGGCGGATGAGCGCGTCGTCGAAGTCTATCTGGGGCGTTGA
- the urtC gene encoding urea ABC transporter permease subunit UrtC: MKPWTSDRPLLLLLAFIVAVAILLVISAVSSVGVSAYMANAIGQLASFAVLALSLDLIWGYLGILSLGQGLFFGVGGYAVAMYLLKHSFEVTGKTPDFMQFMGWKELPFYWAGFGFFPYALLAAAVVTLLIAGAFGYMSFRSRVGGVYFAIITQALVYVAMLLMFRNDTGFGGNNGMTGFSVIFGWPIGANGVVIAMSIVSVLALGMTLLGCRMLLGSRFGALMLAARDDEVRLRTLGYDTLRLKLAVWCLAALIAALAGILYVPQVGIINPRLLAPDLSLEIAVWVAIGGRGHLIGAVIGALLVNALKFWLSTAAPELWPFILSALIVLVVLVFPNGLVDLAKMRLVRPMGPKRMAAGARELF; encoded by the coding sequence ATGAAACCCTGGACGTCGGATCGGCCGCTTCTCTTGCTGCTTGCGTTCATCGTGGCGGTTGCGATCCTGCTCGTCATCTCGGCTGTGAGCTCTGTCGGCGTTTCCGCCTACATGGCGAATGCGATCGGCCAGCTCGCATCCTTCGCGGTGCTTGCCCTCTCGCTTGACCTCATCTGGGGCTATCTCGGCATATTGTCGCTCGGGCAAGGCCTGTTCTTTGGCGTCGGCGGCTACGCGGTCGCTATGTATCTTCTGAAACATTCGTTCGAGGTCACCGGCAAGACGCCCGACTTTATGCAGTTCATGGGTTGGAAGGAATTGCCGTTCTACTGGGCGGGCTTCGGGTTCTTCCCTTACGCGCTGCTTGCGGCGGCGGTCGTGACGCTGCTGATCGCCGGCGCGTTCGGCTATATGTCCTTCCGGTCTCGCGTCGGCGGCGTCTATTTCGCCATCATTACGCAGGCGCTCGTCTATGTCGCGATGCTGCTGATGTTCCGCAACGATACGGGCTTTGGCGGCAACAATGGAATGACTGGCTTTTCGGTCATTTTCGGCTGGCCGATTGGCGCAAATGGCGTCGTTATCGCAATGTCGATCGTCTCCGTTCTGGCGCTCGGAATGACGCTGCTCGGCTGCCGCATGTTGCTTGGCAGCCGTTTCGGCGCGCTCATGCTGGCGGCGCGCGACGATGAAGTCCGGCTGCGCACCCTTGGCTACGACACGCTTCGTCTGAAGCTGGCGGTGTGGTGTCTCGCTGCGCTCATCGCCGCCCTGGCCGGCATTCTATACGTGCCGCAGGTCGGCATCATCAATCCGCGCCTCCTCGCGCCGGACCTCTCTCTTGAAATCGCCGTCTGGGTCGCGATAGGCGGGCGCGGGCATCTGATCGGCGCGGTGATCGGCGCGCTCCTCGTCAATGCCTTGAAATTCTGGCTTTCGACCGCGGCGCCGGAACTGTGGCCCTTCATCCTGTCGGCGCTCATCGTTCTGGTGGTGCTGGTCTTTCCGAACGGTCTCGTCGATCTTGCCAAGATGAGGCTCGTGCGCCCGATGGGACCGAAGCGGATGGCGGCCGGCGCGCGGGAACTGTTCTGA